Within Butyrivibrio fibrisolvens, the genomic segment CAATCTTTGCAGTGTCTGATTACTACGCAATAGATCTGATGAAGATTTTGTTTGAGAATGGGATCAGGGTTCCTTACGATATTTCAGTGGTGGGATTTGATGGTGGCAGAGACAGTCTTATGACGGTGCCGGCGCTTACATCTGTCTATCAGAACAATGAAGCCAGATCTCAGATGGCGATGGAACTTCTTGTGAAAATGATCGCAGATCCGGGCTTTTTTGAGAGCGTTAGTGTTCCGGTTAAGCTGGTGATAAGAGACAGTACATGTAACTATTCAGTCAGTAGCCAGCACGTGCAAAATCTGACAGAAATATGAGCATGAACGGAGGAGTTTTTAGTGGATAAGTCTTTTCAAAGTGAAGTTGCAAAAATAGCCATACCTGTGGCGCTTCAATCCATGCTGCAGTCATCATTTTCAATGATTGATCAGATTATGGTGGGGCAGCTGGGAGAAAAGAGCATAGCAGCTGTGGAGATAGCAGCTAAACCAAGCTTTATCTATGCATTTGTCATTGGCGCAGTTGGGACAATTGCCGGGATTATGATATCTCAGTACATTGGAAAAAAAGATATCCCGGCAGAAGAGAAATCAGTTTGTGTTAATACACTTATCATGCTTATCGTGGGCTTATTATTCATGGCAATATCAGGCCTTTTTGCCAGACCCTTTATCGCACTTTTTACTGAGGATAGTCTTGTCATCACTGAAGGAACACATTATCTTCAGCTCATAGGACTCACCTATATCCCGTTGGGGATAAGTAACATTTGCGGTGTTGCAATAAGATGCAGGGGAAGATCTTCCTGGCCGTTATATGTGGGAGCATTGTCTGCAGGCATAAACACTCTTTTTAATTACTGCCTGATATTTGGCAATTTTGGTATGCCCAAGCTGGGAGTGAGAGGAGCGGCCATCGCAAGCGTCATATCTCAGCTTGTGGGTGCTTTAATTTCGCTTTTGCTGCTTTTTAGGCTCTATAAAAACATGCACATATCAATAAGACTTGGAAGAGATGGGTATATTCAGTATTTTGCAATGCTCTTGCCGGTTGTTGTGAATGAGTTTTTATGGTCCGTGGGCCAGAGTATCAATACCTTTGTCTATGGACATATTGGGACAAAAGAACTGGCGGGTATGTCTCTGACAGGTTCTGTTCAGGGGCTGACTATCGGCGCCATGAGTGGTCTTGCTCAAGCGGCAGGGATTCTAATTGGAAAAAGACTTGGTGAGAGAGAATACAAAAAAGCCTATGAAGAGTCTAAGAAACTCTGCATTTATGGATTTATTGGTACTGTTTTCTTTTCTATGATGCTGGTAATACTACGCTATCATTATGTAGGTATCTTTAATGTGAGCGGTGACGTACGCCGTATTGGAGCTGAAATTCTGCTTGCTTTTGCAGTACTTATGCCTGTCAAGGTTCAGAACATGATACTTGGAGGCGGCATTATAAGAAGCGGTGGCAGGACCAAATATATCATGATAATAGATATACTGGGAACATGGCTTGTCGGGGTGCCACTGGCTCTTTTCACAGGACTGTACTTAAGGCTTCCCATTGCGCTGGTGTACTTTATTCTTTCTCAGGAAGAGTTGGTGAGATTTGTAATATCTGTATTTATGTTTCGAAGCAGAAAATGGATGAATACTATTTAAGTTTTGAGTCATTCCTGAGGTCGAAAGAATATAGAATATGATTATTCATTTTTTATGGCATTTGTCCATTTGACAAAGTGGTTCAAAAAGTGGTTCAAAAGAAAATACGAGACCAGAACTCCCCTTTCTTACTGGATTTGCCAGACGCCAGAAAGTTCGATCCCGGTCGCCGTTAGTAATAGTATATTTCGTGATAAAAATTTCCAAATCTCATTTATATATAGAGATTTGGAAATTTTTTGTTTTGCCAACGATTTAAGACGATATTTAATTATTGCGGAGATGTTCTCAGATGCAGCTATTTTATGGGAGAATCCCCATGGTTATGCTAAGATATATAGGTGTTTTCTAATATTCAAAGCATAACTATATATGGGAGGATTGTAGATGCGGGATTATAGTGAGCAGCATAAAAAAGCATGGGAGTATGATGCCTATGACTTTTGGGTTAAGATAAGCGGAACACCACAAGAAAGAGCACAGAAGGATATAGCGGATCCTATAGGAATGCTCAAAAAATATGCCGTATATTTTGATTCCTTTGAAGGTATAAAGATTGCAAATATCTGCGGATCTTGCGGAAAGAAAGCAATTCCGCTGGCACTTCTTGGGGCAGATGTCACTATTTTTGACATTTCTGAAGATAACAAAAAGTATGCGATGGAAGTAGCTGCTTCTGCGAATGTCGAGATTGCTTTTAAAGTTGGGGATGTGCTTGACATAGACCTTGGTAGGTATGCTGAATACTTTGATGCTGTTTTTATGGAGGGAGGAATACTTCACTATTTTCACGATATAGATGAGTTTATGAAAATGATGAATGCTATTCTTAAGCCAGGCGGAAAGATAATCTGCAGTGATTTTCATCCTTTTACAAAAATCTATGATAGTTTAAAGCTGGAACAGCCCACGGGGAGCTATTTTTCTACTGATATATTTGAGGGTGAAATGGCACATGCCAGATTTTACGATGAAGAAATAAGAAAAAGCATGCCCAAATGCAGTTATAGAAAATACACGGTAAGCGAAATCATAAACTCTATTCTAAGAAATGGATTTTCATTAAAACAGTTTGATGAGCACCCTTCCTGGGAAGATGAAAGGCTGCCTGGGGAGTTTACTGCGATAGGAATTAAGTACTGCTAAGAAGTGATTGTCTGATATATAAGAATTAAATAGACAAGGCTGTCTAATCGAGAAATCGGCATTTTCTCGCTTTATGTCGTGTACTGATCAGGCAACTTTTTATATTCTGTGAGTGAGAGGAGGAACACATGGATTCACAGAAGATAGGAACATTCTTACGCGAACTTCGTAAGGAAAAAAACTTAACACAGGAGCAACTTGCTGAAATATTAGGAGTGTCAGGGAGAACTGTATCAAGATGGGAGACAGGATCAAATATGCCTGATCTTGCTATCATGATAGAACTCGCTGATTACTATGATATTGACATTAAAGAGCTCATTAATGGAGAAAGGAAAAGCGAGATGGATAAAGAATTAAAAGAAA encodes:
- a CDS encoding class I SAM-dependent methyltransferase; translation: MRDYSEQHKKAWEYDAYDFWVKISGTPQERAQKDIADPIGMLKKYAVYFDSFEGIKIANICGSCGKKAIPLALLGADVTIFDISEDNKKYAMEVAASANVEIAFKVGDVLDIDLGRYAEYFDAVFMEGGILHYFHDIDEFMKMMNAILKPGGKIICSDFHPFTKIYDSLKLEQPTGSYFSTDIFEGEMAHARFYDEEIRKSMPKCSYRKYTVSEIINSILRNGFSLKQFDEHPSWEDERLPGEFTAIGIKYC
- a CDS encoding MATE family efflux transporter yields the protein MDKSFQSEVAKIAIPVALQSMLQSSFSMIDQIMVGQLGEKSIAAVEIAAKPSFIYAFVIGAVGTIAGIMISQYIGKKDIPAEEKSVCVNTLIMLIVGLLFMAISGLFARPFIALFTEDSLVITEGTHYLQLIGLTYIPLGISNICGVAIRCRGRSSWPLYVGALSAGINTLFNYCLIFGNFGMPKLGVRGAAIASVISQLVGALISLLLLFRLYKNMHISIRLGRDGYIQYFAMLLPVVVNEFLWSVGQSINTFVYGHIGTKELAGMSLTGSVQGLTIGAMSGLAQAAGILIGKRLGEREYKKAYEESKKLCIYGFIGTVFFSMMLVILRYHYVGIFNVSGDVRRIGAEILLAFAVLMPVKVQNMILGGGIIRSGGRTKYIMIIDILGTWLVGVPLALFTGLYLRLPIALVYFILSQEELVRFVISVFMFRSRKWMNTI